The sequence below is a genomic window from Corvus moneduloides isolate bCorMon1 chromosome 24, bCorMon1.pri, whole genome shotgun sequence.
CTACTGAGGCAACTGGGATCACTCTTTCCTTTGAGCCCACAATAGACCCAGATTATAAAGGGTCTAAAGGCAGGCAATGGAGAGCCTCTTAGCTCCTTCACTCAAGAGGATCTTCTCCTCTAACTTCAcgttttcttcttttccatcagTATCAGCCCTGGACACAGAAAACCAACAGAAGACAAGTGTGGATCCACCCAAAGCTGGAGCTCCCAGTACCTGCTTGGGGCTTTCGCTCTTCCTTGTCCCCAGTGCCATCCTGGTGGGCCTTCTGCTCTGAAGGGTCTTCCTcagctgtccctgcaccccTCACCAAGGCTTTGGTCAGCGCTGGTTGTTCCACAACCCTGGTAGGCTCAGGAGACTCCTTGGACAATTCACACGCTCCCTCCTTACGCtgccttctctgctgcagccccggcGAGCCAAGGGCAGCCAGCAGGCCCGGAGGAACTTGGTCCCCTTCCCGAGGAGACCCGAGGGCAGGAGGGTGTTTGCCATAATGCTGGTGACCTTGGACGCTTCTCCTTTTTCCTGGCTTCCGTTGCATTTCCAGGCTGGAAGTGTTGAGCtctcccacccacccacccGCTCGTGTGACCCCAGGGACAGCGGGGTGACTTGGGGACAATGAGACATGGTGGTTGGCTTTGGTGTTTGTAGATGAGACATGGTGGTTGAGTTTGGTGTTGGTCAGGATGAGTTTCTAGCAGAaatgctcttttccttcccagtgtgtttctttcagttttggaCACATTTTACCTCTTTCCTTCTTGTCCAAAAAGAGtggtttttttgaggatttCTGTTTCCTCCTGGTTCTGGTGTAGCTCTGGCCAGTACTACCCAgctcttctcccctctcctcctcacaCTCTGCAgcccttgcctcctccctctctcctgctctctggcaCACATCCCCTTCCTCAGTTCCTCCAATGCCATGGATTTATTTTACGCGTGTGTCTGCACCTGTGTGCACGCACAGAAGAGAAGAGCTGAGAGCAGCCACCAGCTCCTTCATGTAGCTTTTCCCTGCATGGCTTCATTCTTTGCATAATTTCAGTGTATTTGAATTTAGATACAGATCCTGCTTGACATGTAACTTGTGTGTGGTCAGGGAGAACAAATCCCCATGTGTGTCGATACAATCTGCGCTCCAGAAATACAAGTGACGCTGTTAGAGGTCACTGgtgtctctgctgcctggcagcaccagctgtCCTGCAGGAACCCAGCTGCCTGCGGGGTGTTCTGGGGTCACGGGCCCGTCCAGCCCAACCAGGCAGTGACCAGCAGATGGCACTGGGAGAGGCACCGCTGAGAACTGGGCAGCTCAACTCGCCCCGCACACCCTGCCCGGAGTTCAGAGCTTTATTTAATCGCCAGCTTCAGATGTAGTTAAGaatcagattaaaaataacCTCGTGCCcaggtgctgtggctgctgaacgctctgggagcagctgagctcctgctgctgagctgcttttgggAGAGAAATCCATCCCTGGGTTAAGGGGGGATAAAAATACAGCCCGAGAGGCTGCTCCTCACCCGTGTGAGGGGAGAGGGGTCAGACCTGGAAGAGCATTTCAGGACCTCATCTGGTTTTGCATCTGGGTGAAGGACAACGTAACACTCCCTAGAAATTCCCAGGAAACactgcaaagagcagaaaaacatttctcctcCCAGCAAGATCAGGGCATTCAGGCAGACCCTGATTTTTTGCAGTGCTGGATCCCCCACCCTGCTGAGAGCCAGCGGTGCTGCCGGTTAACAGCCACCAACATGATTCCAGGATTGAAGTGTTTTATCACTGGTGTGGGGCTATGAACCTTGTGAAAACTctttgagttttgttttcctgaaggtTTTGACTTGTGGAGACCGGCTGTTGTGCAAGGACCTATTTATAGAGTTCCTTGCAGCAGAAAACTGCAACCCAGAAGGAAATCCGCTTTCCtcttgccctgctcccaggacagcGGGGCTGAGCCTGCCCACACAGGCATTTGGCAGGGGTTTGGCTTAATCCTAAATTTGGGGGTTTAGGCAAGGGCAGGGTTTGGTGTGGTGCACCGGGGAGGACACAAAACATTCAAGGGAGACCTTTGCAGCATTTCCACTCCACTGCTGGGCTTGGCAGGAAGGGCGCTCTGGCACTGCCGTGACCCTGGCAAAGATTCTGCCAGGTCCTTACAGCCGTGTGGCTCCGTGTGgtgagaggaggagaagcattAACCTTCAGCTGGGGTGACTTGGGTTGAATGGTGAGATCTGTGGTGTTAATGAGGCCTGGCTTCTTTATGAACCTCACCTGCTtgcttccctccatccctggggtCTGTTtccagcaggcagagggaggTGTTTGCTGCTGGTTGAGTGAGAGGAGGTTCCTTTGCTTCAGCTCCTCAATCTCCTGGGAATGCAGTGGGTCAGAAAGGATGGGGTGAGCACATACACCCTCCTGGGGGATTTGCTTCTGGGGGATTTGCATTTGGGGTTATGCTGCTGGCAGGTCCATCCAGCTTCCAAGTATTCCCTCAAGAGTGTTTGGGCTGAAAGTGCTCTCCTTGCACAATGTCCTGTGGGGGCCTGGGAGGACCCACCTTTCTTGATCTTGCTTCCTGGCTGCTTTTTACTAAAAGAAGGTGTTGTCCATCCCTGCCATTGCAACCAGCTGCAAAACTAAAACATGAGGGCAGTTCTGGTGGTAAGGAATCGATTTTGGCCAAATCTGCCATGCCCCAGTGTGCAGCACGGCTTCCAGAGCAACTCCtgtctcctgctgccagaggggaGTGGTGCTCCCACCTTCTGCATCGTCAGGGTGGGAATCCTGGAGGTGAGGCCGCAATGGCAAAACTCAGATGACCAAGGGGAGGTTTTGATACCTTGGCCAAAGTGCTGCAAGTGAGCCCTTGTCGTTTTCCTCATCGAGAGCTCCAGTTTCACAGATCCCTGGAAAggctgcaggaggctgggacTTCCCTAGAAAGCCTGGTGGTCCTAGTGGCCTGCTGAGGTGGAACTGGGGGGAAGGGGATTGTTCCTGCAGCTATGAAGCATCCTGGTCACAGACAGGGTGTCCCACCATGGCCTCCCTCACCTCAGCTCCCCTTGGCACTTGCTGTACTGGTTTGGAAAATTCCCCACTCTCACCCTGCCCAGCTCAGACGGATTCCCAGTCAACACTTGTGTcccagcattttaaaatcatagaatggatGAATGAATAGTGTGGAAGACGATAAACTCCTCCAGAACTCATAAATCCGGGCGAgtagggaaaagagagagatcCCGTTACTCCCACACCAGTGCAGGAGCCTTGTTAGACACCGGCCAGCCCCGCTGGAGCCCCTCGAGATGTGAGTCAGTAGAGCCCAGGCTTGGTcacttctgtgctgcagagtgGGGCCTCTCTGGAGCCACCAGCCTGGAGCAGACCCTGTCAGGTGTCGGTGTGTGGCTCCTGTCCCCGTGCAGAGGCCGCTGCTCCCCGGGGTGTGGGGATGGGCTGTTCCTTGAGCAGAAGGAAAGCTGCATTCCACACACACTTACCTAATGCCGGCTGGACACGAGTGTCTCAGCTCCAGGGTGGGGCTTGGACCTTGCACTGCTAATCTTGATGCTTCAGACATTGGCTCCAGAATGAGCCGTCAGAGCAGGTTGGGAGTTGAGAAATGGCCCTTGCACCCCTTTGGAAGCCGCCCTGCACTTGCCGAAGGCATCAGCTCTTACGTTTCCCCATGAGCCACATGTCCTGGTGATGACTCCTCCAGAGCTGTTTGCTCTTCCCCACAAGCTCTGTGTATCCCATTTTCCATCATCCTTGTTGCCACGCTATCTCCTGCAGGGCGCAGCCAGGGTGCTGTAGTGCCAGGGGCTATGTGGAGCTTGGCCCTGCATCTCCACATCACGTTTGAAGAGACCAGCACCTGCactggtctagtgaaaggtgtccctgctcatggtagagaggttggaatgagatgaactCTCaggttcctcccaacccaaaccattctgtggctCTATGATTCTCAGCACTGCCTTGTTCCTGGTAAGCCAGGCCACGGTGAGctggccagcaggagctgcagcccgtGTTGATATTTTCTAGATGTTTCCCCAGGTCTCCAGAGATGCAACAGCAAATGTGTTGAGGTGTCTCCATCATGAGACAGATCTGCCTTAGCAATACATGGGAATCTCTGGTTTGACCGGCCGAGTTGAAGAGAAGACCTGGTGAGATCTTGGCCTCAGACCCCACTTGCAGAAATTTTTGGACAATTGAGGGTATGGCTGACCCCAGAGCTGGTGAAGGACAAGGTAATACAAAAGTAAGAGATCTGGGGAGCAGTAGGAGAGCTGTTGAGGTGAGAGAGGTGATCCGTGTGGTCTAAAACaagaggaaaaccagcaaaGCGTTGCCTGgggagtggggagaggagggggaggcagagCCGGCAGCGTGTGATTAACttggctctgctctccagagctgcccaCCCGCTGATGCTCTCTAACACGCTGTGATCCCAGcggagctcctggagcggggccgggcggttGCACAATCGCAGATGGGGAGCCGAGGCTGCAGCAGTGCGGGGGGCTCGGCCagagccgctccggctgcggGACACGGGTGCTGAGCCCTCCGGGTGACTGCGGGGACGGAGCacagcctgtccctgcagagccgATGGTCGGGTTATTCCAGCCACAGACTCTCAGCTCCCCTGTCTGGGGCAATTTCAGCTCTGTTCTCtgttcttcctctcctgctcccccctCTCCTGATGGCTCAGGGAAGAGGCATCAACCCTCTGCTTTCTCCCGTTCCCAGCAGGCTGGGGGAGCCCGGGGGGCTGTTCCTCAGCTGCCAAATGCTGTCCCCCCCCCACAGACATGGGGGTGGCCGAGAAGGGCTCTGACTCTGTCTGAGGAGTTCCCGTGCTGCAAACTGCTCTCAGCGATTGCatcttgctgcttttgtttctaaCGCAGCTGCGTTCCAGGGACAGGGGAAGACCCGTGTGAAAACAGGGCTTTGCTGGTTGCTGCGGGATTATTGTTACAGTTTAGGAGAAATGGGACAGGAGGTAGGAGAGAGGACCCGTAACTGAGGGCTCAGGGGATGGCTGAGGTTTGGAGCAGCAGAGGTTTGGATGAAGAATGCCAATCCAAGGATTAGGATTCAGGCACGGGGTCTGTCCCAGGGAGAGAACCCTGCATGTTCGttggcactgctgcctctccaTCGAGGCTGATATGTGAGATGGGTGTGTTCTGCATGGCTCCAAAACTctaataaatacatttcctcCCCAATCTTCAAGCTGTTGGGTGTTCCTGGCTTTTGGGAGGTGCTTTAAATCTGACTGCCAGAGCCGTGggctgctgagagcagaagcTGCCTGCACGATGCTGAGCTCAGGTCTTTGTCCCGTTCTCCTGGTGctctcagtgctgcagctgagctggtcCCTGAGTgatgaagaaaagaagataatCTTGGATGAGCATAATAAATATCGCTCTGAGGTCGATCCCCCTGCCAGGGCTATGATGAAGATGGTAAGTGGCTTTTATTGCAGGGGAATATTGGGGTGTTTGTGTGGTGCAAGGCTCGATCTTAATGCGAGGAGGGATCAGGGTGCTCCTTAGGGGAGACAGAGCAATTCTCGTGTAGGGTTACAAGTAGGTGTCAACAGAGGGGTTTCCTAAACTGCCTCTAAAGAGAAGAGTTTCCTTTACCTTTGGAGTTGTCTTTGATCATTTCTGGAAGTTCCAAAGTGTGATGTGAGTCGCCCGATGCTCTTCATGAGAGTGATGCAGCTCTCACTCCCATGAGTGCCTGCTGGAGCTCCCTCTGATGAGAGGAAGGACTGCTGAgaccctgccatgagcaggtGCCATGAGCTGGAGACTTTGCCATGGCCATTGCCAAGAGCTGGTGGGGGAATCCTGCTGTGTGGGACATCACACAGTGCTCTGTATTTGCCTTTTCAGGTGAGAGTACTTTTATCTATTGGAGGGAATGTCAAATGTCAGTCAAGGTCTTTCAGTTATTTGGGCTCATCACACTCCTAATCCTCGCCATGACTTGGTGTCTTGAAGATGCAGGATCCCCTGTTTTGCTTGGGGAAATCAGTGAGATCTGAAGTAGGAACAACAACAAGCTTagtgctggtgctgcttttTGTCTTGTTCAGACTCTTGATTTGATTAGAACTTGGCTGTCAAGTTTTATCTTGCACCACGTGATTTTTCCTTACTGTTTGCAaatcacacagagaaaaataattgtttatcATGGAGAGTTGGAGTGCTTTCCTCTTTGGGTCGAAGTGTGCTTGGAGGACACCTCCCTGCCTGGCCCAGAAATTGCCCAGGCTGAGTAAAACCTTTGTGGGCTGGTAAATGGGTGcttaacaattaaaaaaagccagaagTTAAATTCAGGGAGAGGAGGCCTGACCAGTGACTGCAGACTCAAAGGGGACAGAGCCAGAACCCTCAGCACTGTGATCCCATTGAAcccagcaggcacagcaaaCTCAGAGTATCAGGGCTTTGGAGCCAAAGTCTTAGAGAAAGCCTGAGGGAAACGATCTCTCAGGATCCTTAAGTCAGTGCAATTCCAAACCTGTGAGGGCTGCTCGCAGCTGAGTCTTTGATTGCAGCCCCTGTGCTTTGAGATGctccctctgcagcttctgcttctgcttaaACACACGGGACCCACTCATGGTCTGGAGCCAAaggctttttcattttgaaaccCAGCAAATGTTTAGCTCACAGCAGCCCTGACGATTCTTCAGTAGAGGTTTTCCATGAGAACACCGTCCTCGCCTCCCTCCTGGGACCTTTGCTTGGGCTGTCTTTGCTTCTGGCTTCACCTGCTGCCATGGCACTGTGCCTGGCTGAGGTCACCCCATGCTTCCTTTTGGGACATGGGGTTGGTtgctttggaaatatttagtTGAAGGGGGAGATCTGTAGTCTAAAGCCACTTTTCTTTACTAATGAGGCAAATCTGCAGCTGTGAGTCCCCCATTTATGGAGCCCAGCTCCATGCCAGAGGGAGAGGGCTGTGTGGTCCCCAAAGTGGGTGTCCAGCCATCACTGTCAGTGTGGCTTGGGGCCGTGGTGGGAGATGAACCAACACTCTGTGTCCCATCCAGGTGTTTTCTCCCCCCAGTGTCTTAGGGCCCGTCCTCATCCCCTCAACACCCCAATGGTGACGTGCCCTCCTGTATGTCACCTTTTGgatccagccctggctctgtcCAGGAAGATCCCCCCTCAGGATCCCCTGTTTGCAGGGCTGCCTTCCAGCAGCCAAGCTGCTCTCTCCATCAAGGATGGTCCAAACAGCTGCAGTGTAGGATTCCCCGTATGCATCCCTGTGAGAGAaactctccccctcctcctcctcctcctcctcctccttgttcTCCTGCTGCACATCCCTGTGGCCAGGGGCTCAGCTGGTGGCGGGGCCGCTGCcgctccagaggggctcctggccagcagccaTGTCTCGGATCCAGGCAAACAGATGATGTTTCCCAGGAGCGTGTGCTCCCAGACTTTGTACAGCTGCCAGGAGAGATGTGTCCCattcccctcccatccccaccctggGCGAGGAGGGATGGCCCCAGGCCCCTCTGGTGTGACCCAGGGTgggtttccttccttcctccactCAACTTCATGGTTTCTCCATGCTGAGCTGAGGATGTTCTGTGATGGCGTTAGGTGAGCTCCAGGAGAGGCTGTGAGTCCTGGTGGTGCCCTGACCTTCTCCTGTTTGACCCATAAACCAAGGCTTAGTTTGTGCTGGGACTGACCATGGAGCTCCCCTCTCCCGAGGACTGTGTTAGGTAGGGATTTGAATTTCTTCATAGATGGGGAAACTGTGGCCCGAGAGCGCAGGGGTCCTTGGTAAGTGCCTTGTTCCTGTTGGAGAGCCCAGTGTCCCTCTCTGTGTGCTGACATCGAGCTCCTTTCAGACCTGGGACAAGGAGCTGGAGGCCCTTGCTCAATCCTACGCAGAGAAGTGCATCTGGGACCACAACAAGGAGAGGGGCCGACGGGGAGAAAACCTCTTTGCTATGGCCCCAACCCTGGAACTAGAATTTGCTGTGGAAGACTGGAATGGGGAGAAGAAATTCTACAACTTGACAACATCCACGTGTGTCCCCGGGCAGATGTGTGGCCACTACACCCAGGTACCAGCTGCTGGGGTGGAGGGGtggctgctcagcagagctgggtgccAGATTTTCTTAGACAGAGAGACGAAGTCTGAGTGTTTCTTCACAGCTTGGGTGGGAGCAGACACGGTGGTGGATCCTTGAATGCCAAAGCAACATGGGGATGTGGGACTGGGGACACGCTCTGTGGGATGAGGACGTCTTCAGAGCAGCCTTTAAGGCCAAGGGACAGGTTGCCTTCACCCAATCCCCTCACCTCCACCCTGCTTTGCCTTAGGTGGTTTGGTCAAGCACGTATCAGATCGGCTGCGGGGCACATTTTTGTGAGAAGATCAATGGAATTGAAACAGAGAACATGCACCTGCTTGTTTGCAACTATTATCCCCCGTAAGTCCCAGGCCCTGCATGGATTGGTGCATCTCAGTGGGGtttctgtgctggaaatgcCCTGGCTTCAGTCCTTATGTCACAGCAGGGTTTGTCCTTGGTCAGAAATAGAAGTTCCAAATAATGCTTCTCTTATCTTGGGTTGGTCCCAGAGTAAGGAAGGGTTGTCTGGAGTTCCCAGCCCGTTACTGTGAATGCTGAGGGCTGGTTCAGCTTCTGGCACACACCAGGGAGGGACCTTCTTCCCCAAGAGCTGCTCAAGGCTGAAGTGGCAGTAGCTGAGGGTACAAAcaactccctgccctgggccttGTTCTTCTGTGCTGGCAACAGCCGTCACTTGGGGTGGAGAAGCCcttttgcagcagcaggaagggttAGACATGGGAGGAGAGCTGAGTACTCCCTTACCAGCCCTGGGACCAGCCTTGGCACCACTTGTTTGGAGCTGCTGAGAGCACCAAGAGTGGCTGGTGGCTGCAGACCTTCCTGGGGGTCTGGAGCGGAAgggaaacagaattttctgtCCCAATGCccatcccctgctctgctctgagggaGGTGAGGGATCTGCTCCATGCAGTTGTCTGCTCTGGCTTTAGCAGCCTTGGGGTCAGGCTGGTGAGTAAATGGCCCTGacaggctgtggcaggagacCAAGACCTGTTTTCTGCATTAATCCTGAGTTTTGCCTTGGCTGGGATAGCCCAGCTGAATCAGCCCCCTCTCTGGGATGGGTGTTCCCCCTATCCTCACGCCTTCTTTATCTTGGCATTTTCTACTTCCAGGGGtaacatgaaaagcaaaaagcccTACATGGAAGGACCCCCATGTACAATGTGTCCCACGGGCACAGTCTGTGTGAACAACCTGTGTGGTGAGTGAGCGGAGCCGCGCGTGGCCCTGCACGGGCTGTTGGGCCTCAGACCCCAGGCTGGGTCTGAGCTCTGAGGCCTTCTGGAGCTGTCAGGAAGCCCTTGAACTGCACTTCCAGGGCTGGACCATGAGACAGGACAACTGCCTTAAGATAAGGAGGGGCTTGCACCCCATTAGGCAGGGGTTTTGCCCCTTGTGGGGCAGGAGGTTGCGTGAGGGACATGAGATGTCTCCAGGTTGGGAACCCCAGAGTGGGGGATGGCCCAGAGTGACCTGAGAGGAGCTGGCTGCTGTTTCAGCCCCTCACTGGTTTCTGCTGgtcctgctcagtgcagggatCCATTGAGGTCAGCTGACCCAGCCCTAACCCACGGCACTTTTCATCTCTTACCAGAACTCGTTGTAGAAGAGACCACTCCGGCCTCTGTGACAACAAAGGCAAGGCCATCCACCCCAGCCACAGCCAAACCAGAGCCCACAGCCAAACCAGAACCCACAACACCCGTCCACACCACAGCTGAACCAGAACACACACCAGTCCACACCACAGCTGAACCAGAACCCACACCAGTGTCCACCACAGCTGAACCAGAACACACACCAGTCCACACCACAGCTGAACCAGAACACACACCAGTATCCACCACAGCTAAGCAAGAACACACACCAGTCCACACGACAGCTGAACCAGAACACACACCAGTCCACACCACAGCTGAACCAGAACCCACACCAATGTCCCCCACAGCCAAACCAGCACCTACAACACCAGTCCACACCACAGCAAAACCTGAACCCACACCAGTGTCCACCACAGCCAAACAACCCACAAAACCAGTGTCTACCACCACAGCCAAGCCAAAACCCACAACCACACTTCCAACCACAACCACAGCCAAGCCATCACCCACAGCCACACTCCCAACCACAACCAAGCCCAAACCCCCAACACAGGCACCCATCAGCACAGCCAAGCCAAAACCTGCCACCACACTCCCAACAACAACCCTAGCCAGGCCAAAACCCACAACACCAGCAGCCACCACAGCCATGGCCAAGCCAAAACCCACCAtgccagcagccaccagcactgcagccaaACCAAAGcccaccacagctgcagccaaGCTAACACCCACCACACCAAAACCCACTCTAACAACCACTACCACTAAACCAACAACCACCACTACCCCCAAGATGACACCCAATACCCTGAAACCCAATACAACCACTACCACCAAACCAACACCCACCACACCAAACCTCACCACAACTACCGCCAAACCAACACCCACCACACCCACAACCACCACTTCCACCAAACCAACACCCACCACACCAAACCCCACCACAACCACAATTACCCCCAGGCCAACACCCACCACACCAAACCCCACCACAACCACAACTACCCCCAGGCCAACACCCACCACACCAAACCCCATCACAACCACAACTACCACCAAACCAACACCCACCACACCAAACCCCACCACAACCACCACTACCACCAAACCAACACCCACCACACCAAACCCCACCACAACCACCACTACCACCAAGCCAAAACCAACCACAATTATGGCCAAGCCAACACCCACCACACCAAAACCCACTCCAACCATGGCTAAGCAAAAACCTGCTACAGCCACAGCCAAGCCAACACCCACCACACCATCATCTACCACCACTACAGCCAAGCCAACACGTGCTGCTACAACACCAACACCTGCCACAACAGCAAAGACACAACCGAAAACTGCCACAACCACAAAGCCAGAACCAGAAAGACCTGATCCTACTGAGGCAACTGGGATCACTCTTTCCTTTGAGCCCACATTAGACCCAGATTATAAAGTATCTCCAGAGGTAGACACTGGAGAGCCTCTTAGCTCCTTCACTACAGAAGATCCAACCTTACTAGAAAGCTTGGGCACAGCCTTCAGCCCCAGATCAGTcccagaaacaaagaaaggtGTCAAAGAGGATGGGAAAgagaaatcagcattttccagtCCATCTCCATCCCTCAGCCAAGTTG
It includes:
- the LOC116455426 gene encoding mucin-2-like isoform X2, whose amino-acid sequence is MLSSGLCPVLLVLSVLQLSWSLSDEEKKIILDEHNKYRSEVDPPARAMMKMTWDKELEALAQSYAEKCIWDHNKERGRRGENLFAMAPTLELEFAVEDWNGEKKFYNLTTSTCVPGQMCGHYTQVVWSSTYQIGCGAHFCEKINGIETENMHLLVCNYYPPGNMKSKKPYMEGPPCTMCPTGTVCVNNLCELVVEETTPASVTTKARPSTPATAKPEPTAKPEPTTPVHTTAEPEHTPVHTTAEPEPTPVSTTAEPEHTPVHTTAEPEHTPVSTTAKQEHTPVHTTAEPEHTPVHTTAEPEPTPMSPTAKPAPTTPVHTTAKPEPTPVSTTAKQPTKPVSTTTAKPKPTTTLPTTTTAKPSPTATLPTTTKPKPPTQAPISTAKPKPATTLPTTTLARPKPTTPAATTAMAKPKPTMPAATSTAAKPKPTTAAAKLTPTTPKPTLTTTTTKPTTTTTPKMTPNTLKPNTTTTTKPTPTTPNLTTTTAKPTPTTPTTTTSTKPTPTTPNPTTTTITPRPTPTTPNPTTTTTTPRPTPTTPNPITTTTTTKPTPTTPNPTTTTTTTKPTPTTPNPTTTTTTTKPKPTTIMAKPTPTTPKPTPTMAKQKPATATAKPTPTTPSSTTTTAKPTRAATTPTPATTAKTQPKTATTTKPEPERPDPTEATGITLSFEPTLDPDYKVSPEVDTGEPLSSFTTEDPTLLESLGTAFSPRSVPETKKGVKEDGKEKSAFSSPSPSLSQVVPEIKLGFNRAELITPSKSVVLSPEEPTFLRLTSSSKDKKGPSPHFQTSLSGALDTEELETNSDQTSVDPPKAGAPSTCLGLSLFLVPSAILVGLLL
- the LOC116455426 gene encoding peptidase inhibitor 16-like isoform X3, with product MLSSGLCPVLLVLSVLQLSWSLSDEEKKIILDEHNKYRSEVDPPARAMMKMTWDKELEALAQSYAEKCIWDHNKERGRRGENLFAMAPTLELEFAVEDWNGEKKFYNLTTSTCVPGQMCGHYTQVVWSSTYQIGCGAHFCEKINGIETENMHLLVCNYYPPGNMKSKKPYMEGPPCTMCPTGTVCVNNLCAGALDTEELETNSDQTSVDPPKAGAPSTCLGLSLFLVPSAILVGLLL
- the LOC116455426 gene encoding mucin-2-like isoform X1, with protein sequence MLSSGLCPVLLVLSVLQLSWSLSDEEKKIILDEHNKYRSEVDPPARAMMKMTWDKELEALAQSYAEKCIWDHNKERGRRGENLFAMAPTLELEFAVEDWNGEKKFYNLTTSTCVPGQMCGHYTQVVWSSTYQIGCGAHFCEKINGIETENMHLLVCNYYPPGNMKSKKPYMEGPPCTMCPTGTVCVNNLCELVVEETTPASVTTKARPSTPATAKPEPTAKPEPTTPVHTTAEPEHTPVHTTAEPEPTPVSTTAEPEHTPVHTTAEPEHTPVSTTAKQEHTPVHTTAEPEHTPVHTTAEPEPTPMSPTAKPAPTTPVHTTAKPEPTPVSTTAKQPTKPVSTTTAKPKPTTTLPTTTTAKPSPTATLPTTTKPKPPTQAPISTAKPKPATTLPTTTLARPKPTTPAATTAMAKPKPTMPAATSTAAKPKPTTAAAKLTPTTPKPTLTTTTTKPTTTTTPKMTPNTLKPNTTTTTKPTPTTPNLTTTTAKPTPTTPTTTTSTKPTPTTPNPTTTTITPRPTPTTPNPTTTTTTPRPTPTTPNPITTTTTTKPTPTTPNPTTTTTTTKPTPTTPNPTTTTTTTKPKPTTIMAKPTPTTPKPTPTMAKQKPATATAKPTPTTPSSTTTTAKPTRAATTPTPATTAKTQPKTATTTKPEPERPDPTEATGITLSFEPTLDPDYKVSPEVDTGEPLSSFTTEDPTLLESLGTAFSPRSVPETKKGVKEDGKEKSAFSSPSPSLSQVVPEIKLGFNRAELITPSKSVVLSPEEPTFLRLTSSSKDKKGPSPHFQTSLSAGALDTEELETNSDQTSVDPPKAGAPSTCLGLSLFLVPSAILVGLLL